Proteins from a single region of Novipirellula caenicola:
- a CDS encoding GntR family transcriptional regulator: MSSISTYIKNDLAARLRSGRALPTTLTLDALAHHYDVSFTPVRHAIAELVEEGLLKKGANRRLTPVKLPRAETVDVVDLADAGDALPQPPQDPYEGIVGDLVQLSLQGEPIYLREEATAEKYGVSRSAIRQILHRLAGEGMLNHIPRHGWQLRPFRQSDLEAFIDVREVLELKALELSRSRLDDNVLQQLLEANTQTSSPDALPRIDETLHSYLIETSQNVYIQEFFERQGRYYRLLFEWEDRDRSTALETARQHREILNALLDHDWSRARTELSRHIRDHHPVLSQIARAMEANREPSAIPGEQA, from the coding sequence ATGAGCAGCATTTCGACCTATATCAAAAACGATTTAGCCGCGCGGCTTCGCTCGGGGCGTGCGTTGCCGACGACGTTGACGCTCGACGCGCTTGCGCATCATTACGACGTCAGCTTCACGCCGGTCCGTCACGCGATCGCCGAATTGGTCGAGGAAGGATTGCTTAAAAAAGGGGCCAATCGGCGGTTAACGCCCGTTAAGTTGCCCCGCGCCGAAACAGTCGATGTCGTTGACTTAGCCGATGCGGGCGATGCGTTACCCCAGCCACCGCAAGATCCGTACGAAGGGATTGTGGGCGATTTGGTGCAATTGAGCTTGCAAGGGGAACCGATTTACCTTCGCGAGGAAGCGACGGCAGAAAAGTATGGTGTCAGCCGATCCGCCATTCGCCAGATCCTACACCGACTTGCCGGCGAAGGGATGCTCAATCACATCCCGCGTCACGGCTGGCAACTGCGACCGTTTCGGCAAAGCGATCTCGAGGCGTTTATCGATGTTCGCGAGGTGTTGGAGTTGAAGGCGCTCGAATTGTCTCGCTCGCGACTCGACGACAACGTGTTGCAGCAATTACTGGAAGCCAACACGCAAACCTCGTCACCGGATGCCTTGCCACGGATCGACGAAACGTTGCACTCGTATCTGATTGAAACCTCGCAAAACGTCTATATACAAGAGTTCTTCGAGCGTCAGGGGCGTTACTATCGATTGCTATTCGAGTGGGAGGACCGCGATCGATCGACCGCACTTGAAACCGCTCGCCAGCATCGTGAGATTTTAAACGCACTGTTGGACCATGATTGGTCGCGAGCGAGAACCGAATTGTCTCGTCATATCCGCGATCATCACCCGGTGCTCAGCCAGATCGCCCGAGCGATGGAGGCCAATCGCGAGCCATCGGCAATCCCAGGAGAGCAGGCATGA
- a CDS encoding DUF1553 domain-containing protein, which yields MSSSAAGSLDDYQTKIKPLFKTRCFSCHGALKQEGGLRLDTVELMIDGGVVARGDVSDSVLVDRVSETSLEDRMPPEHEGEPLSEAEIELLSAWIAAGAPAPEDEQPETDPEDHWSFQPITRPVVPAVENKSWVRTPLDSFIANAHQEKGLAPQPDAPRAILVRRLYLDLIGVPPSSDEMVAAEQDSAMDWYEKLVERLLDDPRHGERWARHWMDIWRYSDWWGLNAQLRNSQRHLWHWRDWIVDSLNADRGYDEMVRLMLAGDELHPTDTDAVVATGYLARNFFLFNRNQWMDETVEHVGKAFLGLTFDCAKCHDHKFDPIEHTDFYKMRAFFEPYQVRMDMLPGEANLTKDGLPRAFDALLDTPTYRLIRGEEGDPDKSKVIEPGVPEFLNFQSAGDNPLDIQPIALPAEAWQPERRDWVLENHLSAATAKRKNAQTKLKQAEAAKQKAGQDDTAAEFALKLARMDVKIADAEHESVSRRYAAMQAEWNESADEAVVLETKAEAIRAERNVSLLQAERSLIDVQKRLAEADEDKREAIEKELAKAQGNFDKAEKTLAAAILPDDSFTPLVGAQWSATRFLSTGKDDPAVEFPSQSSGRRTALARWITDRNNPLTARVAVNHLWTRHFGQPLVASVFDFGRNGVAPSNTELLDWLAAELIDSGYSMKHLHRLMVNSAVYRMSSSNAGGESNLAIDPDNQFWWRRVPIRLESQVVRDAVLSLAGTLDPTMGGPPVPPAKQPESKRRSLYFFHSNNERDLFLTMFDEALVTDCYRREQSIVPQQALALTNSKLVLHSSGQIAERLFVADETPRDFVIRSFKTLLAIDASDAEIAASLKALSDWERQPESSPARARAHFVWVLINHNDFVTVR from the coding sequence GTGTCGTCGTCGGCCGCCGGTTCACTGGACGACTACCAAACAAAAATTAAACCGCTATTCAAGACTCGATGTTTTTCGTGTCATGGAGCACTCAAACAGGAAGGCGGTCTGCGTCTAGACACGGTCGAATTGATGATCGACGGAGGGGTGGTGGCTCGCGGCGACGTGTCCGACAGCGTCTTGGTCGATCGTGTCAGCGAGACATCGCTCGAGGACCGAATGCCTCCCGAGCACGAGGGCGAACCGTTATCCGAGGCGGAAATCGAGCTGCTCTCTGCTTGGATCGCCGCTGGGGCACCGGCACCCGAGGATGAACAACCCGAGACCGATCCGGAAGACCATTGGTCCTTTCAACCGATCACACGTCCGGTTGTTCCAGCGGTCGAAAACAAATCGTGGGTTCGCACCCCGCTCGATTCGTTTATCGCAAACGCTCATCAAGAAAAAGGACTGGCTCCGCAGCCGGATGCGCCGCGAGCAATCTTGGTGCGTCGACTGTATCTTGATCTGATTGGTGTTCCACCGTCGAGCGATGAGATGGTTGCGGCGGAACAAGACTCGGCAATGGACTGGTACGAGAAACTTGTCGAACGATTGCTGGACGACCCGCGTCACGGCGAGCGTTGGGCTCGGCACTGGATGGACATTTGGCGATACAGTGATTGGTGGGGGCTGAATGCTCAGCTGCGAAACAGCCAACGTCACCTCTGGCATTGGCGTGATTGGATCGTCGATTCGTTAAACGCCGACCGAGGTTATGACGAGATGGTGCGGTTGATGTTGGCTGGCGACGAGTTGCATCCGACTGACACCGACGCGGTGGTGGCGACGGGCTATCTGGCAAGAAACTTTTTCTTGTTCAATCGCAACCAGTGGATGGACGAAACGGTCGAGCATGTTGGCAAAGCATTCCTGGGATTGACGTTTGACTGTGCAAAATGCCACGACCACAAATTTGATCCGATCGAGCATACGGACTTTTACAAGATGCGGGCGTTCTTCGAACCGTATCAAGTGCGAATGGACATGTTGCCAGGCGAAGCCAACCTAACAAAGGACGGGCTGCCGCGCGCATTCGACGCGTTGTTGGATACGCCGACGTACCGGCTGATTCGCGGTGAAGAGGGAGATCCGGACAAGTCGAAGGTGATCGAGCCCGGCGTGCCTGAGTTTCTGAATTTTCAGTCCGCCGGCGACAACCCGCTGGACATTCAACCCATCGCATTGCCGGCCGAAGCCTGGCAACCAGAACGACGTGATTGGGTGCTCGAAAACCATTTGTCAGCCGCCACGGCAAAACGAAAGAACGCCCAAACGAAGCTGAAGCAGGCAGAAGCTGCGAAGCAAAAGGCGGGGCAGGACGACACTGCTGCGGAATTCGCTCTAAAGCTCGCTCGCATGGACGTCAAAATCGCCGACGCAGAGCATGAAAGCGTGTCACGACGCTATGCAGCGATGCAAGCAGAGTGGAATGAATCTGCGGACGAAGCTGTCGTTTTGGAAACGAAAGCGGAGGCGATTCGGGCGGAACGTAACGTCTCGCTTCTGCAGGCCGAGCGTTCTTTGATTGACGTGCAGAAGCGACTCGCGGAGGCGGATGAGGATAAACGTGAAGCAATTGAAAAAGAACTGGCGAAGGCTCAGGGGAATTTTGACAAGGCCGAAAAAACACTTGCCGCCGCGATTCTCCCGGACGATTCCTTTACACCACTGGTTGGCGCCCAGTGGTCGGCGACACGATTTCTGAGTACGGGAAAGGACGATCCCGCGGTCGAGTTTCCATCACAAAGCAGCGGCCGCCGCACCGCACTGGCTCGCTGGATTACCGATCGCAATAATCCATTGACCGCACGCGTCGCAGTGAACCACCTATGGACGCGTCATTTTGGTCAACCGCTGGTTGCATCGGTGTTCGACTTTGGGCGAAACGGAGTCGCGCCAAGTAACACGGAGCTGTTGGATTGGCTCGCCGCCGAGCTGATCGACAGTGGTTACAGCATGAAACACTTGCATCGTTTGATGGTGAACTCGGCGGTCTATCGAATGAGTTCCTCGAATGCCGGTGGTGAATCCAATCTAGCGATCGATCCCGACAATCAATTTTGGTGGCGGCGGGTTCCAATTCGTTTGGAATCCCAAGTGGTTCGTGACGCCGTGTTGTCGTTGGCCGGGACGCTTGATCCAACGATGGGCGGCCCTCCGGTCCCGCCAGCGAAACAGCCTGAATCGAAACGCCGTAGCTTGTACTTTTTTCACTCGAACAACGAGCGTGATCTGTTTTTGACGATGTTTGACGAGGCGTTGGTGACCGATTGCTACCGCCGCGAGCAGAGCATCGTGCCTCAGCAAGCGCTCGCGTTAACCAACAGCAAACTGGTGCTCCATTCCTCCGGGCAAATCGCCGAGCGTTTGTTTGTCGCGGACGAAACACCGCGTGACTTTGTCATCCGCAGTTTCAAAACGCTGCTGGCGATCGATGCAAGCGATGCCGAGATTGCCGCTAGCCTGAAGGCGTTGTCGGATTGGGAGCGCCAACCCGAAAGTTCGCCGGCACGCGCACGTGCGCATTTCGTTTGGGTTTTGATCAATCACAACGATTTCGTGACCGTCCGCTAG
- a CDS encoding DUF1501 domain-containing protein, giving the protein MINPLVPSRRRFLSDMGKGLSAVALASLLQRDIRGEAVRWAPPTGQPHFPAKAKNVIWLFMNGGVSQMESFDPKPMLNKYGGKTIAETPFAEAQDPAKLALERLVAPDGNGNQRNELYPLQIGFKKHGESGIEVSDWFPHVAGQVDKLAIVRSMYTTDSNHGAQTQFHSGRHRNDGDFPTLGAWVHYGLGSLNDNLPQFISIGKREYWNSRDGHYLGPAHDAVPLRIDPKNPLDFSQPEIAFPDRARQVGKDLLDELNGIRANEYPEDPQMAARIASYELAFRMQTSVPEVVDFSQETAETKSLYGIGVPHCNQFAMQLLAARRLVERGVRFIQIQHGGGGAGAWDAHGKLKANHTKNALAVDQPIGGLLEDLQRRGLLDETLVVFATEFGRTPGSQGADGRDHHIFGFTVWMAGGGLKRGVVHGATDEIGFHAVENRHYVTDIHATIMHQLGLDSRQLELPGRKRLEIDHGHPIMDIIA; this is encoded by the coding sequence ATGATTAACCCCCTCGTTCCCTCACGTCGCCGTTTCTTGTCGGACATGGGCAAAGGACTCTCCGCAGTCGCCTTGGCATCGTTGCTGCAACGTGACATCCGCGGCGAAGCGGTGCGTTGGGCACCACCGACGGGGCAGCCGCACTTTCCGGCGAAGGCCAAAAACGTGATCTGGCTGTTCATGAATGGCGGCGTCAGCCAGATGGAAAGTTTTGATCCCAAGCCGATGCTGAATAAATACGGCGGTAAAACGATCGCAGAGACTCCGTTCGCTGAGGCACAAGATCCTGCAAAGCTGGCGCTCGAACGTTTGGTCGCTCCGGATGGCAACGGCAATCAACGCAACGAGTTGTATCCGCTGCAGATTGGCTTTAAAAAGCACGGAGAATCCGGGATCGAAGTCAGTGATTGGTTTCCGCATGTCGCCGGCCAAGTCGACAAATTGGCGATCGTGCGATCGATGTACACGACCGACAGCAACCATGGGGCTCAAACGCAATTCCACTCCGGTCGTCATCGCAACGATGGCGACTTTCCGACGCTCGGCGCGTGGGTGCACTATGGACTCGGTTCGCTCAACGACAATTTGCCACAGTTCATTTCGATCGGCAAACGCGAGTACTGGAACAGCCGTGACGGTCACTATCTGGGGCCCGCCCACGATGCGGTGCCGCTGCGAATCGATCCCAAGAACCCGCTCGACTTTAGCCAGCCCGAAATTGCATTTCCGGACCGCGCACGTCAGGTTGGCAAGGATCTACTGGACGAACTAAACGGAATACGCGCCAACGAATATCCCGAGGATCCGCAGATGGCGGCTCGGATCGCGTCATATGAGCTTGCCTTTCGCATGCAGACGTCGGTTCCCGAAGTGGTTGATTTCTCGCAAGAGACCGCCGAGACAAAATCGTTGTACGGGATTGGGGTGCCGCACTGTAACCAGTTCGCGATGCAATTGTTAGCGGCGCGACGGTTGGTGGAACGAGGCGTACGCTTCATCCAAATTCAACATGGTGGCGGTGGCGCCGGTGCCTGGGACGCGCACGGCAAATTAAAGGCGAACCACACCAAGAACGCATTGGCGGTGGATCAGCCAATCGGCGGGCTGTTGGAAGATTTGCAGCGGCGCGGATTGCTCGATGAGACGCTTGTCGTGTTTGCCACCGAGTTTGGACGCACTCCTGGATCGCAGGGTGCCGACGGACGCGACCATCACATCTTTGGATTCACCGTTTGGATGGCGGGCGGCGGATTAAAACGCGGCGTGGTGCATGGTGCGACCGATGAAATCGGCTTCCATGCCGTCGAAAACCGTCACTACGTCACCGATATCCATGCCACGATCATGCATCAACTAGGCCTCGATTCCCGCCAACTCGAGCTTCCAGGACGCAAGCGTTTGGAAATCGACCACGGCCACCCCATCATGGACATCATCGCTTAA